In Labilibaculum sp. DW002, one DNA window encodes the following:
- a CDS encoding phosphoadenylyl-sulfate reductase encodes MDFESIKNKLQQYKAEGKKMFTTSSFQSHSLVLLHIISRIDNTIPVYSINTGFLFPETIQFKDRIAEEFGLNIIDAKSSIPKAQQKDAKGNFLFTSDPDYCCFLNKVQPLDGVLADHDVWINGVRADQSAVRKAMEIEQAAPHDVIRFHPMLDWSKQEIYKYIKEHNLPRHPLEAKGYDSIGCEPCTRKMILGDDRSARWFGMKKTECGLNTDLVVKKDKK; translated from the coding sequence ATGGATTTTGAAAGCATAAAAAATAAATTACAACAGTACAAAGCGGAAGGAAAGAAGATGTTTACCACTTCATCTTTTCAATCACACAGTTTAGTATTGCTTCACATTATCAGCAGAATAGACAATACAATTCCTGTGTACTCTATTAATACTGGATTTTTATTCCCAGAAACAATTCAATTTAAAGATCGAATTGCAGAAGAATTTGGCTTAAATATTATTGATGCTAAATCATCGATACCGAAAGCACAACAAAAAGATGCAAAAGGCAATTTTCTTTTCACATCTGACCCTGACTATTGCTGCTTCCTAAATAAGGTGCAACCTTTAGATGGTGTTTTAGCAGATCATGATGTCTGGATTAATGGCGTTAGAGCCGATCAATCTGCTGTGCGAAAAGCGATGGAAATTGAACAAGCTGCCCCGCACGATGTGATTCGTTTTCACCCGATGTTAGATTGGAGTAAACAAGAAATTTACAAATACATTAAAGAGCATAACTTACCTCGTCATCCGCTTGAAGCTAAAGGCTACGATAGTATCGGTTGTGAACCGTGTACCCGAAAAATGATTTTGGGTGATGATCGTTCGGCCAGATGGTTTGGGATGAAAAAAACCGAATGTGGTTTAAATACCGATTTGGTTGTTAAAAAGGATAAAAAATAA
- a CDS encoding tetratricopeptide repeat protein: protein MNFLAKFSFVFLFISFSGNLFSQDKLKVPKYKNLDSLKIEIQDLLFEKGEIKDSERAIKLVVRNRKLFKSEYGDYLEILRKKIEVDIDSINLPEIYYRLGVNHRYQHVYDSAKYYYKKALPYSHKNEDHYQIGRIYNELGVVCRKTDQNQEAINYFVSSINSTKYSNNLYGKAIAENGIGNIYLVQKEYKKALSYFKESLKYGISSENSFHLELSYGNVGEAYMFLNETDSANYYIHKCLDLAKKRNYPMSQGICYQLLGQVDMSLKNYSEAYSHFERSLSIQREIKDKRYLSAILIHHGTACAKLKRYKEAEKNLLEGRAIAEKIHSLDNLILCNQTLYNVYSETERYKEACNSLLQTKIYTDSLYNSETSQVLNDLEFKYQSEKKTQQIELLNTRNQLIGESKKMQRNQFGVLLLLFGGLAAFFYYRYQNKQRVTRELQSISKMKSKFFSSISHEFRTPLTLIKGPVEKQLRKSESDDDRNDLSLILRNSDRLLSLVDQLLSLSKIDAGQFKISAQEGDLATILKGISNSFSYQASEKNINYQLEVNDSGKVWFDRNIVEIIITNLLSNAFKFVPGNGEVQLNVIAYSDHLKIAVRNSGCTLTNEELSHIFDRFYRAGENETQGTGIGLSLVKELCTLYRAPIKVSCSNSQIIEFSLVLPTTKEHFKSSEISLVPIVQGPVQEIIEAPNNKEVETEKKLADLPVLLIVEDNPDMRKYIKTYFVHKYKVLEAEDGEIGIKMAFDYIPDLIISDVMMPNISGVELCTSLKSDHKTNHIPIILLTAKVGDDNELDGLNSGADDYIVKPFNAQALLVKVERLISTRKELQEKYQKELVINPLNLVFESEEEKFATCLQEVLEKHLPDPDFSVDQFCELTCMSRTQLHRKLKALTGLSATAFIRTQRVKLASELLLKPEISISEVCYSTGFNDTSYFSKCFKEIQGCTPSEYMKEHTVNS from the coding sequence ATGAACTTTCTTGCGAAGTTTTCTTTCGTTTTTTTATTCATATCCTTTTCGGGAAATCTTTTTTCACAGGATAAGTTGAAGGTTCCTAAATACAAGAACCTAGATAGTTTAAAAATTGAGATTCAAGATTTGCTTTTTGAGAAAGGTGAAATTAAGGATTCTGAGAGAGCAATAAAATTGGTTGTAAGGAATCGAAAACTATTCAAAAGTGAATATGGTGATTACCTAGAAATTCTTAGAAAGAAAATAGAAGTAGATATTGACAGTATAAATTTACCTGAGATCTATTACCGATTAGGCGTGAATCACAGGTACCAGCATGTTTACGATTCGGCTAAATATTATTATAAAAAAGCTTTGCCTTATTCTCATAAGAATGAAGATCATTATCAAATTGGACGTATTTATAACGAGTTGGGCGTTGTTTGTCGTAAAACCGATCAAAATCAAGAAGCAATTAACTACTTTGTTTCGTCGATAAACAGTACCAAATACAGTAATAATTTATATGGAAAAGCAATTGCCGAAAATGGTATTGGCAACATTTATTTGGTACAAAAAGAGTACAAAAAGGCACTTTCCTATTTTAAGGAATCGCTAAAATATGGAATTAGTAGCGAAAATAGTTTTCATTTAGAGTTGAGTTATGGAAATGTAGGAGAAGCATATATGTTTCTTAATGAAACCGATTCAGCTAATTATTACATACATAAGTGTTTAGATTTAGCCAAGAAACGAAACTACCCTATGAGTCAGGGGATTTGTTACCAACTTCTTGGGCAAGTTGATATGTCATTAAAGAACTATTCTGAGGCTTATTCTCATTTTGAAAGATCTTTAAGCATTCAGCGAGAGATAAAAGACAAACGATATTTGAGTGCAATTTTAATTCATCATGGAACTGCTTGCGCTAAATTAAAACGCTATAAAGAGGCAGAAAAGAATTTGTTGGAAGGAAGGGCGATTGCAGAAAAAATTCATTCTCTTGATAATTTAATTCTATGTAATCAGACGCTTTACAATGTTTATTCTGAAACAGAAAGGTATAAGGAGGCATGTAACTCTTTATTACAAACTAAAATTTACACCGATTCCCTATACAATTCAGAGACTTCACAGGTTCTTAACGATTTGGAGTTCAAGTACCAATCGGAGAAAAAAACACAACAAATTGAATTGCTTAACACTCGAAATCAATTGATTGGTGAGTCGAAGAAAATGCAAAGAAATCAATTTGGCGTATTGCTTTTATTATTTGGAGGCTTAGCGGCATTTTTTTACTACCGATACCAAAACAAGCAAAGAGTTACGCGAGAATTGCAAAGTATCAGTAAAATGAAATCGAAATTTTTTAGTAGTATCTCTCACGAATTTAGAACTCCTTTAACGCTTATAAAAGGGCCAGTTGAAAAGCAATTAAGAAAATCAGAAAGCGATGATGATCGAAATGATTTAAGTCTGATATTAAGAAACTCAGACCGTTTGTTATCTCTGGTTGATCAATTGTTGAGTTTGTCGAAGATTGATGCAGGACAATTTAAAATTTCAGCCCAAGAAGGTGATTTGGCCACCATATTGAAAGGGATATCAAATTCGTTTAGCTACCAAGCATCCGAGAAGAATATCAATTACCAGTTAGAGGTTAATGATTCTGGAAAAGTTTGGTTCGATCGAAATATTGTTGAAATTATCATTACAAATTTACTTTCAAATGCTTTTAAATTTGTTCCTGGCAATGGAGAGGTTCAGCTAAATGTTATCGCTTATAGCGATCACTTAAAAATTGCAGTTCGTAATTCTGGTTGTACACTTACAAATGAAGAATTGTCGCATATTTTCGATCGTTTTTATCGCGCAGGAGAAAATGAAACGCAAGGAACAGGTATTGGATTGTCTTTGGTTAAAGAACTTTGTACGCTATATCGTGCTCCTATTAAAGTAAGTTGTTCCAATAGTCAAATAATCGAATTTAGCTTGGTGTTGCCAACTACAAAAGAACACTTTAAATCGAGTGAAATATCATTAGTTCCAATTGTTCAAGGGCCTGTTCAAGAAATTATAGAAGCGCCTAATAATAAGGAAGTAGAAACAGAAAAGAAATTAGCTGATCTTCCAGTACTTCTTATTGTTGAGGATAATCCTGACATGAGAAAGTACATCAAAACTTACTTTGTTCATAAATACAAGGTCTTAGAAGCCGAAGATGGGGAAATAGGAATAAAAATGGCATTTGACTATATTCCTGATTTAATTATTTCGGATGTGATGATGCCTAATATTAGTGGCGTAGAGCTATGTACATCTTTAAAATCAGACCATAAAACCAATCACATTCCGATTATCTTATTAACTGCTAAAGTGGGAGATGATAATGAATTGGATGGTTTAAATTCTGGTGCTGATGATTATATTGTGAAACCATTTAATGCTCAGGCTTTGTTGGTTAAAGTGGAAAGGTTGATAAGTACTCGAAAAGAATTACAAGAGAAATATCAAAAGGAATTGGTAATAAATCCGTTAAACTTGGTTTTCGAATCGGAAGAGGAAAAGTTTGCCACTTGCTTACAAGAAGTGTTAGAGAAGCATTTACCCGATCCTGATTTTTCTGTCGATCAATTTTGCGAATTAACGTGTATGAGTAGAACCCAATTGCATCGTAAGTTAAAGGCATTGACTGGTTTATCTGCAACTGCATTTATTCGAACTCAGCGCGTTAAATTAGCTTCCGAACTACTCTTAAAACCAGAAATAAGTATTAGCGAAGTTTGTTACTCAACAGGTTTTAATGATACTTCCTATTTTTCGAAATGTTTTAAAGAGATTCAAGGCTGTACTCCTTCTGAATACATGAAAGAACATACAGTTAATAGCTAG
- a CDS encoding NAD-dependent epimerase/dehydratase family protein: protein MRVLVTGGAGYIGTELCIKLNQNPEVKEIIVLDNLHQANFNLFLHSQIKPGKLTFVKGELLDSRTLDKIVKDVDVVYHLAAENTDSDKLHHLHEQVNNWGTAELVYAIEESNVKQLVYVSSTAVYGYSDDEFNVYTNPEPSTSLGSSKLRGEQHVERIMSKVNTQIIRLGNVFGYGVSMNMKEILNSLLFDSHFVGRISIHGSGNQKRPFISLDKTTNILANLLGGKLDSGVYNLSEHNKSIMDLVEIMQTQNPDMEMIFTNQHLELPQQLIAKDERIMKLYEGENLGFEEELNILKKHFAASSI, encoded by the coding sequence ATGAGAGTATTAGTAACAGGTGGTGCGGGATACATTGGAACCGAGCTATGCATAAAATTGAACCAGAATCCTGAAGTGAAAGAAATTATTGTACTCGATAATTTGCATCAGGCTAATTTCAATTTGTTTTTACACTCACAAATAAAACCTGGCAAATTAACCTTTGTAAAGGGAGAACTTTTAGATTCAAGAACACTTGATAAAATTGTAAAAGATGTTGACGTGGTTTATCATCTTGCTGCTGAAAATACGGACAGCGATAAGCTTCATCACCTTCACGAACAGGTTAACAATTGGGGAACAGCCGAATTGGTATACGCTATTGAAGAAAGTAATGTAAAACAATTGGTTTATGTTAGTTCTACAGCTGTTTATGGGTATTCCGATGATGAATTTAATGTTTATACAAACCCAGAACCATCAACTTCCTTAGGAAGCTCAAAATTAAGAGGCGAACAACATGTTGAACGCATTATGTCGAAAGTAAATACGCAAATTATTCGTTTGGGTAATGTTTTCGGATATGGTGTAAGCATGAACATGAAAGAAATTTTAAATAGCCTACTATTCGATTCCCATTTTGTTGGACGCATCTCTATTCATGGAAGTGGAAATCAAAAACGTCCTTTTATCTCTCTCGATAAAACAACAAATATATTGGCTAATTTATTGGGTGGAAAATTAGATTCTGGCGTGTACAACCTATCGGAACACAACAAATCAATTATGGATCTAGTTGAGATAATGCAAACTCAAAATCCAGACATGGAAATGATTTTCACCAATCAACATTTGGAGTTACCTCAACAATTGATTGCTAAAGATGAAAGAATCATGAAATTATACGAAGGTGAAAATTTAGGTTTTGAAGAGGAACTTAATATCCTTAAAAAGCACTTTGCAGCTTCGAGCATATAA